In a single window of the Terrirubrum flagellatum genome:
- a CDS encoding pyridoxamine 5'-phosphate oxidase family protein has protein sequence MSYGFMDIARTPSVIAAQEANGAAELWSDFHGHREFDRFGPAEAAFIEARDSFFIATVAENGWPYVQHRGGAPGFLRVLDEKTLGFLDYRGNRQYLSLGNLAANDRAALILIDYPARRRMKMFARVEVKNLDDDSDLIEKLSTPGYKAKAERVFLLHLEAFDWNCAQHITPRFSEEELAPALTQVRERIEELEAENRRLRERLAAQAKA, from the coding sequence ATGAGCTACGGATTTATGGACATCGCGCGCACGCCAAGTGTGATTGCGGCGCAGGAGGCGAATGGCGCGGCCGAACTCTGGTCGGACTTTCACGGGCATCGCGAGTTCGATCGCTTCGGCCCTGCGGAAGCCGCGTTCATCGAGGCGCGTGACAGCTTCTTCATCGCCACCGTCGCCGAGAATGGCTGGCCCTATGTGCAGCATCGCGGCGGAGCGCCGGGATTCCTGCGCGTGCTGGACGAGAAGACGCTCGGCTTCCTCGATTATCGCGGCAACCGGCAATATCTCAGCCTCGGCAATCTCGCGGCGAATGATCGCGCGGCGCTGATCCTGATAGATTATCCGGCGCGGCGGCGCATGAAGATGTTCGCGCGTGTCGAAGTGAAAAATCTCGACGATGATTCCGATCTGATCGAGAAGCTGTCGACGCCGGGCTACAAGGCTAAGGCGGAGCGCGTCTTTCTCTTGCATCTCGAGGCGTTCGACTGGAACTGCGCGCAGCACATCACGCCGCGCTTCAGTGAGGAAGAGCTTGCGCCTGCGCTCACGCAGGTGCGTGAGCGTATCGAGGAGCTGGAAGCGGAGAACAGGAGATTGCGCGAAAGGCTTGCGGCGCAGGCGAAAGCGTGA
- a CDS encoding transglutaminase family protein — protein sequence MRIQISHTTAYRYARPAKGVIQTLRLTPRNNAAQHVTRWRAEIDADARMRQGEDAFGNIVHSLNAAGPIDAFSIHVEGEVETRDTAGVLTGAVERFPAELYLRATDLTAVNPGMADYARDAQDSCGAQSGDMLAVMHGLMSALGRDMTFDAEPTDSTTKAADAFAAKRGVCQDYAHIFCAMARSLGVPARYVSGYFHRADNVVDQNAGHAWAEVHIKGLGWVGFDAANAICTTDAHVRVASALDYLGAAPVRGSRLGGNDEFLSVAVKVTQLQIQS from the coding sequence ATGAGAATTCAAATCTCTCACACCACCGCATATCGCTACGCCCGTCCGGCGAAGGGCGTAATCCAGACGTTGCGGCTGACGCCGCGCAACAACGCCGCCCAGCATGTCACGCGATGGCGCGCCGAGATCGACGCTGACGCGCGCATGCGTCAGGGGGAGGACGCGTTTGGCAACATTGTGCATTCGCTCAACGCCGCAGGCCCGATTGACGCCTTCTCGATCCATGTCGAGGGCGAGGTCGAGACGCGCGACACAGCAGGCGTGCTGACCGGCGCCGTCGAACGCTTTCCAGCGGAGCTTTATCTGCGCGCGACTGATCTGACCGCCGTCAATCCTGGAATGGCGGATTATGCGCGTGACGCGCAGGACTCCTGCGGCGCGCAGAGCGGCGATATGCTCGCCGTAATGCACGGGCTGATGAGCGCGCTCGGCCGCGACATGACGTTCGACGCGGAGCCGACGGATTCAACGACGAAAGCAGCGGACGCGTTCGCGGCGAAGCGCGGCGTGTGTCAGGACTACGCGCACATCTTCTGCGCCATGGCCCGCTCTCTCGGCGTGCCCGCGCGCTATGTCTCCGGCTATTTCCATCGCGCCGACAATGTCGTTGATCAGAACGCCGGCCACGCCTGGGCCGAGGTTCATATCAAGGGGCTCGGCTGGGTCGGCTTCGACGCCGCGAACGCGATCTGTACCACGGATGCGCATGTGCGCGTCGCATCCGCGCTCGACTATCTCGGCGCGGCGCCGGTGCGCGGCAGCCGCCTCGGCGGCAACGATGAATTCCTTTCCGTCGCGGTGAAAGTCACGCAACTGCAGATACAGTCATAA
- a CDS encoding alpha-E domain-containing protein, giving the protein MLSRTADSLFWMSRYIERAENLARILDASTRLSALPASYGGTHNEWTSALLTAGSADAFHRIYKDANEKTVREFLCFSEDNPASIRKCLEIARMNARAVRTAITTEMWDAINGAWLDLKNYDIKKMDREELTRFLDWVKNVSLVVDGSAYRSMLRRDEYWFTRLGLYIERADNILRLLDVKYHVLLPATERVGGTLDYFQWSSLLRSVSALTAYHWVYRESVKPWLVADLLTLNREMPRSLYACYENLVRFLDQLARQYGRIGPSQHAARAMLARLENTNIEAIFQSGLHEFITQSIIDNNNLATTIQEQYLV; this is encoded by the coding sequence ATGTTGAGCCGCACCGCCGACAGCCTGTTCTGGATGTCGCGCTATATCGAGCGCGCGGAAAATCTCGCCCGCATCCTCGACGCGTCGACAAGACTGTCCGCCCTCCCCGCTTCCTATGGCGGCACGCACAACGAATGGACAAGCGCGCTGTTGACCGCGGGCAGCGCCGACGCGTTCCATCGCATCTACAAGGACGCCAACGAAAAGACGGTGCGGGAATTCCTCTGCTTCAGCGAGGACAATCCGGCCTCAATTCGCAAATGCCTCGAGATCGCGCGCATGAACGCGCGCGCGGTGCGCACCGCGATCACCACCGAGATGTGGGACGCGATCAACGGCGCCTGGCTCGACCTCAAGAACTACGACATCAAGAAGATGGACCGCGAGGAGCTGACGCGCTTTCTCGACTGGGTGAAGAACGTCTCGCTCGTGGTGGACGGCTCCGCCTATCGCTCCATGCTGCGGCGCGACGAATACTGGTTCACCCGTCTCGGCCTCTATATCGAGCGCGCCGACAACATCCTGCGCCTGCTGGATGTAAAGTATCATGTGCTGCTGCCGGCGACCGAGCGCGTCGGCGGCACGCTCGACTATTTCCAGTGGTCATCGCTGCTGCGTTCGGTTTCGGCTCTCACCGCCTATCACTGGGTCTATCGCGAAAGCGTGAAGCCCTGGCTGGTCGCGGATCTGCTCACGCTCAACCGCGAGATGCCGCGCTCGCTCTACGCCTGCTACGAAAACCTCGTGCGCTTCCTCGACCAGCTTGCACGGCAATATGGCCGCATCGGCCCGAGTCAGCATGCGGCGCGCGCCATGCTCGCCAGGCTCGAAAACACCAATATCGAAGCTATCTTCCAGAGCGGCTTGCACGAATTCATCACGCAATCGATCATCGACAACAACAATCTGGCGACGACGATTCAGGAGCAGTATCTGGTCTGA
- a CDS encoding circularly permuted type 2 ATP-grasp protein, producing MGKSPGIREPYAQLSRWLEQASPDLLNTRRSQAEYFFRRIGITFAVYGEAESTERLIPFDIIPRVLSSSEWQTLERGLVQRVNALNAFLRDVYGKKECLRAGIVPNDLIYRNPYFRPEMDRFEVPHGVYCHIAGIDIVRVDPHTFYVLEDNARTPSGVSYMLENREVMIRLFPELFADNRVAPVENYPDNLLATLRSVAPVRAAADPTVVLLTPGQYNSAFYEHSFLADKLGVELVEGSDLFVRDDVVYMRTTEGPQRIDVIYRRVDDEFLDPLAFRPDSVLGVPGLMGAYQAGNVTLANAVGTGVADDKAVYSYMPEIVKFYTGEEPILKNVPTWRCREKDAFAYVLDHLGELVVKEVNGSGGYGMLVGPHATKDQIETFRRRLKHEPDNYIAQPTLALSTCPTFTKSGVAPRHVDLRPFVLSGSDKVRIVPGGLTRVAMKEGSLVVNSSQGGGTKDTWVLDV from the coding sequence ATGGGGAAGTCTCCCGGCATCCGGGAGCCCTACGCTCAGTTGTCGCGTTGGCTCGAACAGGCCTCGCCCGATCTCCTCAACACCCGTCGCAGTCAGGCCGAATATTTCTTCCGACGCATCGGCATCACCTTCGCCGTCTATGGCGAGGCGGAGTCGACCGAACGCCTGATCCCCTTCGACATCATCCCGCGCGTGCTTTCGTCGTCGGAGTGGCAGACGCTCGAACGCGGCCTCGTCCAGCGCGTCAACGCGCTCAACGCCTTCCTGCGCGACGTCTACGGCAAGAAGGAGTGCCTGCGCGCCGGCATCGTCCCGAACGATCTCATCTACCGCAATCCCTACTTCCGGCCGGAGATGGACCGTTTCGAAGTTCCGCACGGCGTCTACTGCCATATCGCCGGCATCGACATCGTCCGGGTCGATCCGCACACCTTCTATGTCCTTGAAGACAATGCGCGTACGCCGTCCGGCGTCTCCTACATGCTAGAGAACCGCGAGGTCATGATCCGGCTGTTTCCGGAGCTCTTCGCCGACAACCGCGTCGCGCCGGTCGAGAATTATCCTGACAATCTCCTGGCGACCTTACGCTCGGTCGCGCCGGTCCGCGCCGCCGCCGATCCGACCGTCGTTTTGCTGACCCCCGGCCAATACAATTCGGCCTTCTATGAACACTCCTTCCTCGCCGACAAGCTCGGCGTCGAACTGGTGGAAGGCTCTGATCTCTTCGTGCGCGACGACGTCGTCTATATGCGCACGACGGAAGGGCCTCAGCGCATCGACGTGATCTACCGCCGGGTCGATGACGAGTTCCTCGACCCCCTCGCCTTCCGGCCGGATTCGGTGCTCGGCGTGCCGGGATTGATGGGCGCCTATCAGGCCGGAAACGTCACGCTGGCGAACGCTGTCGGGACCGGCGTCGCCGACGACAAGGCGGTCTATTCCTACATGCCGGAGATCGTGAAGTTCTACACGGGCGAAGAACCGATCTTGAAAAATGTTCCAACCTGGCGCTGCCGCGAGAAGGACGCGTTCGCCTACGTCCTCGACCATCTCGGCGAGCTGGTGGTGAAGGAGGTCAACGGCTCCGGCGGCTACGGCATGCTCGTCGGCCCGCACGCGACGAAGGACCAGATCGAGACCTTCCGCCGCCGTCTCAAGCATGAGCCCGACAACTACATCGCCCAGCCAACGCTGGCGCTCTCGACCTGCCCGACCTTCACCAAATCGGGCGTCGCGCCGCGCCATGTCGATCTCCGGCCCTTCGTGCTCTCCGGCTCCGACAAGGTCAGGATCGTGCCCGGCGGATTGACGCGCGTCGCCATGAAGGAGGGATCGCTGGTGGTGAATTCAAGCCAGGGCGGCGGCACGAAGGACACCTGGGTGCTGGATGTCTGA
- the bcsS gene encoding cellulose biosynthesis protein BcsS yields the protein MSPAFGSQGAVAGRPPSLVLFTGQEFDRANIYASGGFKWRPFKPLGEDRFIVVGAIGGGRWRETRPLALRRESDSWKFAAHLLVGAEFLVAGGSLGVFVGPEYFQETAVDPIGATLRRERRFGFRIHGDWWSQPTPTMLLTANIAAGTAKQDVWSRIAFGWRVNPAKELWGYLGPELSLYAAKDSTKVRVGAHWSEFGLGGFKFRVSAGALKEDGRRVGPYLTVGGYRGF from the coding sequence TTGTCGCCGGCTTTCGGCTCGCAAGGGGCGGTCGCCGGTCGGCCGCCTTCTCTCGTCCTTTTCACCGGACAGGAGTTCGACCGCGCGAATATCTATGCGTCCGGCGGCTTCAAATGGCGGCCCTTCAAGCCGCTGGGCGAGGATCGCTTCATCGTCGTCGGCGCGATCGGCGGAGGCCGCTGGCGCGAGACCAGGCCGCTGGCTCTGCGCCGCGAAAGCGACAGTTGGAAATTCGCGGCGCATCTGCTTGTCGGCGCGGAATTCTTGGTCGCCGGCGGCTCGCTCGGCGTTTTCGTCGGGCCCGAATATTTTCAGGAGACGGCTGTCGATCCCATTGGCGCGACGCTTCGCCGCGAGCGGCGTTTCGGCTTCCGCATTCACGGCGACTGGTGGAGCCAACCCACACCGACAATGTTGCTGACCGCGAACATCGCCGCGGGAACGGCCAAGCAGGACGTCTGGAGCCGCATCGCATTCGGCTGGCGCGTCAATCCGGCGAAGGAGCTGTGGGGCTATCTAGGGCCGGAGCTGTCGCTCTATGCGGCGAAGGATTCGACCAAGGTCCGCGTCGGCGCGCACTGGTCGGAATTCGGGCTCGGCGGATTCAAATTCCGCGTCTCAGCCGGCGCGCTCAAGGAGGATGGACGCAGAGTCGGTCCGTATCTCACGGTCGGCGGCTACCGCGGGTTCTGA
- a CDS encoding type II toxin-antitoxin system ParD family antitoxin, with product MGHVDKRSITLSPDLAAVVDGAVDAGEYASASEVIRDALRLWKERRDLLGYTVEELRRLAQEGIDSGPGRYASIDEIKAAARAGWARAKKAG from the coding sequence ATGGGACATGTCGACAAACGAAGCATTACGCTGTCGCCGGATCTCGCCGCGGTTGTGGACGGGGCGGTGGACGCCGGCGAATACGCCTCCGCCAGTGAGGTAATCCGCGATGCGCTGCGGCTGTGGAAGGAACGGCGCGATCTGCTTGGCTATACGGTCGAGGAATTGCGGCGGCTCGCGCAGGAGGGAATTGACAGCGGGCCGGGTCGCTACGCCTCGATTGACGAAATCAAAGCAGCCGCTCGCGCCGGATGGGCGCGGGCGAAGAAGGCCGGATGA
- a CDS encoding type II toxin-antitoxin system RelE/ParE family toxin → MSGFPVQFTKQAEDDLISIWRYIANESPQAADRVLDRINSRCQGLAAHPYSGPPREEIAAGVRHLAIDGYLTLYRVRNEQVEILRVLHGARNIDDINVPD, encoded by the coding sequence ATGAGCGGTTTTCCCGTTCAATTCACGAAACAGGCTGAAGACGACCTGATTTCGATTTGGCGATATATCGCAAACGAAAGCCCGCAGGCGGCTGATCGCGTCTTGGATCGCATTAACAGCCGATGCCAGGGCCTCGCCGCGCATCCCTATTCCGGACCGCCGCGGGAGGAGATCGCCGCCGGCGTACGGCATCTCGCGATTGACGGCTATCTCACGCTCTACCGCGTGAGGAACGAGCAGGTCGAAATCCTGCGCGTCTTGCATGGCGCGCGCAATATCGATGACATCAACGTGCCGGACTGA
- a CDS encoding aminotransferase, with protein sequence MTAPINPHLIDTATPPIPEARGWITRYGGARGPLIDLSQAAPAVSPPPEMLQRLGAAASDPASARYGAIEGDAALREAYAADVRDIYAASNFGAGNIAITAGCNQAFMVTAMALAKAGDSIILPSPWYFNHKMALDMLGIEARPLICNAANGFIPDVHEAAKLIDERTRAIVLVTPNNPTGAIYPPETIAAFHELCRSRNIWLIVDETYRDFMPDGVDRPHNLFTREDWRDHLIQLYSFSKSYAIPGYRLGAILGAPTLVREIAKCLDTLQICPARVGQIVTAWAVDALRDWRADNRADINARAAAFADAMKSAQGWTIDSIGSYFAFLRYPFGDKASAARIAETMAMERGVLALPGSWFGPGGEGHLRVAFANAPIEMLSELPSRLDHLRIN encoded by the coding sequence ATGACGGCTCCGATCAATCCCCATCTCATCGACACCGCGACGCCGCCAATCCCGGAGGCGCGCGGCTGGATCACGCGCTATGGCGGCGCGCGCGGACCCCTGATCGACCTCTCGCAGGCGGCGCCGGCGGTTTCGCCTCCGCCCGAGATGCTGCAGCGCCTCGGCGCCGCCGCGTCCGATCCTGCGAGCGCGCGCTATGGCGCAATCGAAGGCGACGCCGCGCTGCGCGAAGCCTACGCCGCCGACGTTCGCGACATCTACGCGGCTTCTAATTTCGGCGCGGGCAATATCGCCATTACGGCGGGCTGCAATCAGGCCTTCATGGTCACCGCTATGGCGCTCGCGAAAGCCGGTGACTCGATCATCCTGCCGAGCCCCTGGTACTTCAATCACAAGATGGCGCTCGACATGCTGGGGATCGAAGCGCGCCCGTTGATCTGCAACGCGGCGAACGGATTCATTCCTGACGTTCATGAGGCCGCAAAGCTGATCGATGAACGCACGCGCGCCATCGTGCTGGTGACGCCGAACAATCCGACCGGCGCGATCTATCCGCCCGAGACGATTGCAGCTTTCCATGAGCTCTGCCGCAGCAGAAATATCTGGCTTATCGTTGATGAGACCTATCGCGATTTCATGCCTGATGGCGTTGATCGTCCGCACAATCTCTTCACGCGCGAGGATTGGCGCGATCACCTGATCCAGCTCTACAGCTTCTCCAAATCCTACGCGATTCCCGGCTATCGCCTTGGCGCGATCCTCGGCGCGCCGACGTTAGTGCGCGAAATCGCGAAATGTCTGGACACGCTGCAGATATGTCCGGCCCGCGTCGGCCAGATCGTCACGGCCTGGGCGGTGGATGCGCTGCGCGACTGGCGCGCCGACAATCGCGCCGACATCAATGCGCGCGCTGCGGCTTTCGCCGACGCGATGAAGTCGGCTCAAGGGTGGACAATTGATTCCATCGGCTCCTATTTCGCTTTCCTGCGCTATCCCTTCGGAGACAAGGCGTCTGCCGCGCGCATCGCGGAGACCATGGCGATGGAGCGCGGCGTGCTTGCGTTGCCGGGATCATGGTTCGGCCCTGGCGGTGAGGGCCATCTGCGCGTCGCCTTCGCCAACGCGCCGATCGAGATGCTGAGCGAATTGCCGTCACGGCTCGACCACTTGCGGATTAATTGA
- a CDS encoding FAD-dependent monooxygenase, translated as MADAADRPILIAGAGIGGLTAAIAIARAGFPVALIEQATRFAEVGAGLQLSPNASRVLIDLGLGAALARRATSPDALIVHRLDGGRELARMPISGASAAFGAPYWATLRADLQTALIDAARADRGISFLVGRKVEDVSVSNEGVTLRVRTSAGALETIEGRALIGADGLWSRVRNFVAPKAETRFANYEAWRALIPADAAPEAARRPITHLWIGREAHLVHYPVAGGRMINLVLVRPTEKPRDAAHRETWGDDGDRAALDHLMRRMGATARDLIAAAPNWQVWSLHDCAPLPLWTRGSVALLGDAAHPVLPFLAQGAALAIEDAAVLAQEMSRASENLPRALARYAARRMDRAARVQKASRANARAYHASGPIAWARNLIMARLDGQGMLDRHRWIYGWTPNA; from the coding sequence ATGGCGGACGCCGCCGATCGGCCCATCCTCATCGCAGGCGCAGGCATCGGCGGTCTGACCGCCGCGATTGCGATTGCGCGCGCCGGATTTCCGGTCGCCCTGATCGAGCAGGCGACGCGCTTCGCCGAAGTCGGCGCCGGCCTCCAGCTCTCTCCGAACGCCAGCCGCGTTCTCATCGATCTCGGCCTCGGCGCCGCATTGGCGCGGCGCGCCACCTCGCCCGACGCGCTGATCGTCCATCGCCTCGACGGCGGCCGCGAGCTCGCGCGCATGCCGATCTCGGGGGCGAGCGCCGCTTTCGGCGCGCCCTACTGGGCGACGCTCCGGGCCGATTTGCAGACGGCGCTGATCGACGCCGCGCGCGCCGATCGCGGCATAAGCTTTCTCGTCGGCCGCAAGGTCGAGGATGTCAGCGTCTCCAATGAAGGCGTTACATTACGGGTGAGGACGTCGGCCGGCGCGCTCGAAACCATCGAGGGCCGCGCGCTGATCGGCGCCGACGGGCTGTGGTCGCGCGTTCGGAATTTCGTCGCGCCGAAGGCCGAGACGCGCTTTGCGAATTATGAAGCCTGGCGCGCGCTCATTCCGGCCGACGCCGCGCCCGAGGCGGCGCGGCGACCGATCACCCATCTCTGGATCGGGCGCGAGGCGCATCTCGTCCACTATCCCGTCGCCGGCGGCCGCATGATCAATCTCGTGCTGGTGCGCCCGACTGAGAAGCCGCGCGACGCGGCGCATCGCGAAACATGGGGCGATGATGGCGATCGCGCGGCGCTCGATCATCTCATGCGGCGCATGGGCGCGACGGCGCGCGACCTCATCGCCGCAGCGCCGAACTGGCAGGTCTGGTCGCTGCATGATTGCGCGCCGCTGCCGCTCTGGACGCGCGGATCGGTCGCGCTGCTTGGCGACGCCGCGCATCCAGTGTTGCCTTTTCTTGCCCAGGGCGCGGCGCTTGCGATCGAGGACGCCGCGGTGCTCGCACAGGAAATGTCGCGCGCGAGCGAAAATCTTCCGCGCGCTCTCGCCCGCTACGCGGCTCGGCGCATGGATCGCGCGGCGCGCGTGCAGAAGGCGTCGCGCGCCAACGCCCGCGCCTATCACGCGAGCGGGCCGATCGCATGGGCGCGTAATCTCATCATGGCGCGGCTCGACGGTCAGGGCATGCTCGACCGCCACCGCTGGATCTATGGCTGGACGCCAAACGCATGA
- a CDS encoding zinc-finger domain-containing protein, whose translation MADHGVPYFHNDHGVATIHIGAREFMCIGAKPPFDHPHVFLDMGGDNEIICPYCSTLYRYLPELHGDATEPTGAAWHEPAPKAA comes from the coding sequence ATGGCCGATCACGGCGTTCCTTATTTCCACAACGACCACGGCGTCGCGACCATCCATATTGGCGCGCGGGAGTTCATGTGCATCGGCGCGAAGCCGCCGTTCGACCATCCGCATGTCTTCCTCGACATGGGCGGCGACAACGAGATTATCTGCCCCTACTGCTCGACGCTCTATCGCTACCTGCCGGAGCTTCATGGCGACGCGACGGAGCCGACCGGCGCGGCTTGGCATGAGCCCGCGCCGAAGGCGGCCTGA
- a CDS encoding hemolysin family protein, which yields MLYLEIGLVLLLTVVNGLLAMSELAVVSSRPARLRAMAERGVNGSRRALALAADPGRFLSSVQTGITLVGILSGAFSGATLGDRLSAALADAGLPPGAAYVLGVGVVVTLITYLSLIIGELVPKQIALRDPERIACLVSPAMTVMARLSAPVGWLLDKSGKIVLALIGLSKDSDKGVTEEEIKTLVAEAETAGVLEPGEREMITGVMRLGDRPVRTVMTPRIDVDMINLADDPAAVLKHIMESPHSRFPAHDGNPDEVVGIIWVKDLIGARVEPCTVNLRELVRQAPIIPESMDALDVLNALKASAVHMGLVHDEYGHFEGVVTAADILETIVGAFETEEGAPEPPIVERGDGSMFVAGWMPVDEFADRIGVPLPPQRSYETVAGLVIAKMGRLPAVGETFDIARFRVEIVDLDGRRIDKILISPLQGNRRAAAA from the coding sequence ATGCTATATCTCGAAATAGGACTGGTTCTCCTCCTTACCGTCGTCAACGGCCTGCTCGCCATGTCCGAGCTGGCGGTCGTCTCCTCAAGGCCGGCGCGGCTGCGAGCCATGGCCGAAAGGGGGGTCAATGGGTCCCGCCGGGCGCTGGCGCTGGCGGCCGACCCCGGCCGGTTCCTGTCCAGCGTCCAGACCGGAATCACCCTCGTCGGCATCCTGTCCGGCGCGTTCTCGGGCGCGACCCTGGGCGACCGGCTGAGCGCGGCGCTGGCGGACGCCGGCCTGCCCCCGGGCGCCGCCTATGTGCTCGGCGTCGGCGTCGTCGTCACCCTCATCACCTATCTCTCGCTGATCATCGGCGAGCTGGTGCCGAAACAGATAGCTTTGCGCGACCCCGAGCGCATCGCCTGTCTTGTCTCGCCGGCGATGACGGTCATGGCGCGGCTCTCGGCGCCGGTCGGCTGGCTTCTCGACAAGTCGGGCAAGATCGTGCTCGCCCTGATTGGCCTGTCCAAGGACAGCGACAAGGGCGTCACTGAAGAAGAGATCAAGACTCTCGTCGCCGAGGCGGAGACGGCGGGCGTGCTGGAGCCCGGCGAGCGCGAGATGATCACCGGCGTGATGCGGCTGGGCGACCGGCCGGTGCGCACCGTCATGACGCCGCGCATCGACGTCGACATGATCAATCTCGCCGATGATCCCGCGGCTGTGCTGAAGCACATCATGGAAAGCCCGCATTCGCGCTTTCCCGCCCATGACGGCAATCCCGACGAGGTGGTCGGAATCATCTGGGTGAAGGACCTCATCGGCGCGCGCGTTGAGCCCTGCACCGTCAACCTGCGTGAGCTCGTACGTCAGGCGCCGATCATTCCGGAATCGATGGACGCGCTCGACGTGCTCAACGCGTTGAAGGCGTCAGCCGTGCATATGGGCCTCGTGCATGACGAGTATGGCCATTTCGAAGGCGTGGTGACCGCCGCCGATATTCTCGAAACCATCGTCGGCGCGTTCGAGACGGAAGAGGGCGCGCCCGAGCCGCCGATCGTCGAGCGCGGCGACGGATCGATGTTCGTCGCGGGCTGGATGCCGGTCGATGAATTCGCCGATCGCATCGGCGTGCCGCTGCCGCCGCAGCGCTCCTATGAAACCGTCGCCGGACTTGTGATCGCGAAAATGGGCCGTCTTCCCGCGGTCGGCGAGACCTTCGACATCGCGCGCTTCCGCGTCGAGATCGTCGATCTCGACGGGCGGCGCATCGATAAAATTCTGATCTCGCCGCTGCAAGGGAACCGGCGCGCCGCCGCGGCGTGA
- a CDS encoding alpha/beta hydrolase, with protein sequence MHHFSSDGVDIAFIDNQPLEHVAPGNGATVMLVHGFASNHAVNWVNTLWTTTLGRAGFRVVALDHRGHGESQKLYDSRLYGPAIMAEDVRRLMDHLGIERADVIGYSMGARITAQLAYAHGWRVRSAVLGGLGPRLVEGTMFADGIAEAMEAPSLDSLTDPMQRMFRAFAEQLKCDLKALSACVRGSHLPMTREQCASIKAPILVAAGTKDPLAREPERLAAMFPNARVLEIPGRDHNLAVGDRVHKQGVVSFLSERP encoded by the coding sequence ATGCACCACTTCTCTTCCGATGGCGTCGACATCGCCTTTATCGACAATCAGCCTCTCGAACATGTCGCGCCGGGCAACGGCGCGACCGTAATGTTGGTGCATGGTTTCGCCTCCAATCACGCGGTGAACTGGGTCAACACGCTGTGGACGACGACGCTCGGCCGCGCCGGCTTCCGCGTCGTCGCGCTCGATCATCGCGGTCATGGCGAAAGCCAGAAACTCTATGACTCCAGGCTCTATGGTCCCGCGATCATGGCGGAGGACGTGCGCCGCCTGATGGATCATCTCGGGATCGAGCGCGCCGACGTGATCGGCTATTCCATGGGCGCACGCATCACGGCGCAACTCGCTTATGCCCATGGCTGGCGCGTGCGTTCGGCGGTGCTGGGCGGACTTGGTCCGCGTCTCGTCGAGGGCACGATGTTCGCCGACGGCATCGCCGAGGCGATGGAGGCGCCATCGCTCGACTCGCTGACCGATCCGATGCAGCGCATGTTCCGCGCTTTCGCGGAGCAGTTGAAATGCGATCTGAAAGCGCTGTCGGCCTGCGTGCGCGGATCGCATCTGCCGATGACGCGCGAACAGTGCGCTTCGATCAAGGCGCCAATCCTCGTCGCCGCCGGCACCAAAGATCCGCTGGCGCGTGAACCCGAAAGACTCGCGGCGATGTTTCCGAACGCGCGCGTGCTCGAAATTCCCGGCCGCGATCATAATCTCGCCGTCGGCGATCGCGTTCACAAGCAGGGCGTCGTCTCCTTTCTTTCAGAACGTCCGTGA